TATCCCTCAGAGCGACGCTACTCAGCTTCAACAGTGGGAGGCCTGTCATTCGTTCATTTCGGCTTGGGAGCGCTCTCGCTGCTCCTAGGCAGTCTGGCCCTGTCTGTCCAAGGTCCAATCCTGTCCGCTGCCTGCCTCGTCCCATTTGTGACTGGGGTCCTAGCTTGGAGAAGGTGGTACATCGACAGGAACATCGCCATCTTCTTCTACGGCAGTCTGTTCTCGTTGGTCGCGGCAATCCTCTGTTTCGTCGCCACTGTCTTCGACATCACACCCGAAGCTAAGAACCCTACTATATGGCCCATAGACGCGATCATAGAGGAGTATCGAGATACTTTTCACGAAACAACCATGCTGGACGAGGAGACTTTCAACGTGACTGATTCTTATGATCAACTTCCCAACGTCAGCATGAACGCTCCTACGCCTGGGATTGTGATAGACAACATGTCCAACATTTCTGGGTACATCTTAAGAGCCTCCACCAGCGATCCGAGCGATTCCAGTGAAATGACAGGCAACAGCACTGAGAGTCCTCCGCAGGTATCATCTAGAGAGAATGAAAAGACGGGTAACTTCACCGGGGACTCCTTGTTGTCTATAAAGAACAGCGTGATGTCCTTCTGGCGGAGGAACTACCAGGAGAACTCCCATGCCAGGACCCTGCTCACGGTGAACGTTCTGGTCGCAGCTCTTCTCGAAGCGTTCTGGTCAGCTCTCAGCGCCAGGATCGCTCTAAGAGGGATGATGAACCGTTTACCAGAGGCTAGTTACCCTGGCGGTGTCACTGGTCAAGGGAATTCATCGACTACAGGTCTCGGAAAGAGGAAACCACCGGCTCCCAGACCAGACATCTTGGACCAcgatcgtcgactctcggagagcTTGCAGAATCTCAGCGCGCTTCATGATCTGAGGAACCCGGGACCTAGATTACCTCTACCTGAGTCGAGCAGGGAGTTCAGGGAGAGGGTCGAGAGGTTCCTGGCGAACCAGGCTGCGCACAGGATCGTCGAGGGAGCCTGCTCTCGAAAAGAACCAGTCGAGGCGTCGACAGAGATGAACGAACTGTCTGGGAACGTGGGTGTGGATAAATGAACCGACGTAGAATCGCATCGATCTCACAGCGTAGACTAGAAAGCAAAGCAGCGAATTTTCGTAGCAATTTGCTTCGTACTTTCGTACAACGTGGCAGGACAATGGTTTTATTCGGTCCAATGGAAAATCTGTCTGGACAACGAtttcgttagactgcggattttatgcgtttataaggAAAACGAGTTGGTGCCTTTTGTGACATTGCAGAAATTAGATCAGTCTGATGTATTGAGATCATTAAAGAAATTCTCAATTTCACCTTTTATGTCTTAcaattaaatgcataaaatctgcaccGTAATGACACCTTCTGTAAAGAGGCTTTCTTATAGTTCGACACACCACATTACGTGGAAAAATGCATCGATCCGCGAGAAACTGCAACAAGTTGGGGGACCACAGAGGGTTAATTAACCCTTTCAGTAGCATACTCGTCACTGTCGCAGCATTAAAGTCTAGAAATCTCGGgactgtcgcgtcgcgtcgtcggaaGAATAAATCTGCTTGCGGAGGAGTTAATTGCGACCGAAACCGTGCTGTTAAGCGTATTGTGTGCAATTCGCTCGCGAATAGGATCCCGCTGATTGCGACACCGCGGCGGCGCTCGATTCAGATACAGTTAAAGAACGGTAGTTACTCGCAACGAGTCTGTTCATTCTGCGCGAGATCGCATCAATCGCGATCCTAGAAAATGGTAGATTTATTCACCTCTctggcgagcgcgcgcgcggggACGATGAGTTGCCGAGCCGAGTTGAGCGCGTTGTTAATTAAACCTTCCGCGGGAATCGAATTAGCCGATTGCGTCACGTTCGTAGATTGAACTTGAACGCTCTCGTACTTGTATTTGTATAGATGCGATTGCACGAGCGCAAGACGCCGCAATAATAATACAAGACGGGGACTAACACGCGAACGGGAACCAACGTAGTCCCGTTTTCGTTACCCGCGCGGATCTAGATCGAAACACGTATAGCTCACAATGGATTCGGCCTTTCGTACGCGCGCATATACCTACTACAACGTGTTGCGAAAGTTCAACGATCGTGCCGCCGCTTGCGAAATCCCATAATCTGATATTGGCCAACGCGGAGAGCGCGGGAGTTTACCAAGAAAACCGCTGACAATAGAGCCAAGCCGCGACTATAGATCCCGCATTCCTCGTTAAATGCTTACCTGGGCGTGTTTCTGCGACATATCGATGGAGAAACTATCGCTTGTTCCTCTCTGATTAGGCCACCGAATTATTCTATTCAACCGATATAAATTAGTTGAATGTGTGAGCGACCGGCGTCGCGTGTGTGAAGAAAATGATTTTGTGTGTGTCTCTATTACACAATTACATATCTCATATTTTACTGATTACAttatcacctttcaattcttTTTCTAAAACATTTTTGATATTAATTTCCATTCGAGACGTGAGAATAGCTGTTGAAATTACAAGATGTAACATCGTTGAATATTGTAGAGGATTTTGGTTATCGACATAAGGTTTAATTGAATATTGTAACTGTCAGAGCTACCGCTGAAATAAATACTGGAAGTGTTAACAATTCGGGCGAACCACCATGCAGTTACGGGGAAGCGTTTTCTGATAATTGATTATCAACTTCGATATAGCGATTTGTTTTGGGAGAACGAGTAGCAGAGAAGAACAGAACGACGAGTGTGTGTGCTCTTCGAGTTTATTAGCCCCCGAGTTGAGAATGTAGCGAGAGCAGCGTTGACCGGCGGTTTCTTTACAAAACGAAGCTTTATTTCTCATAATGGTCAGTTACATCGTTCGACTTGCTACGTAGATCGCTCTTAAGGTACACTTTATCGAGTAAACAACGTTAAACTATTCGGCCGAGCGGGCCCCGACTATAAAATATTCATCTGCATCTTGTGTTACGCAACGAGCGGCTGACAAACAGCGATAAACGGTCGACGATAGTCTAATCTGTTGCGCTAACCGAGTAGATTCGATCTTTCGCTACATGTAGCTCTTCTTGGTCCACCTGAATTTGTATCTCGACTCGCGCAAACTCGAGGCTGCCACGAATCAGAACGACTATCGAAATCATACTCGATCCGTGGCGAGTTCGCGCTTCtccttaaaataaaaagaaaatcgtAAAAACGTGTAGACGTGAATGTCGGGCTTCGTTACGGATTCGCAAGTTTCGCCGGAGTGTTCCTTCGATCGATTCGTTGCGAAACATTTGCAGAAGCTGAGGGACTAACCGAATGATCGGCAGTGACCGGTTAGCAGAAACGGCTCCGACGAAACCGCGAATTCGAACGCGACGGTGAACGGCTGTTGCAACGATTAGCGGCTAAGTGCGAAATCGAGCTGACATCTAGCAAGTTATTGGCAAGAGTAAAGCACACGTTTGTACATGGACGTTTCTAACGAAACGCCGAAGGAAAGGTCCTCTTCGAAAATGGCTGCGCGACTTTCGAAAACTTTCTTCGCCAACGAGAGCGGCCCTTTCCCTCGACGTTTCACCTATCGAATTAATCACTCCCTCCCCTGACAACGCGAGTACGAGTTCGCGTCGACGTACATCGATTAATGCTACAAACAACACGGGCGACATCGCTTAATTAACAAAAATACCTGGCTACGCAGGATTGCCCGCGAATTTCCCCATGGACCTGCGACGCGCAATCCGTTTCAGACTTCTAGCGACGCGACGACCTCGGGGTCGCATCTTTGTTCGCTCTGATCGGGCGTGGGGCCACCGTTTGCTCCGCGGATTGCCCTGGGAGCAATACTTcgcaataatttgaataattctgCCCAGGAAAATGAGTCGCGCGAACTCAGTTGCCAGCCCAATAAATTGTAGACATGCAGAGATAGTAAGTTGCACCTACGAACTGTGTTAACGTATTGTTATAAACAATCTAGTAGATTATATAAActgtattattataaataatcaaGTAGAGCTAGCAGCCTAATCCCTTCTGTGCTGTTCAGTTTGTAGATGCTCAACTTCCGATCTCTGTATAGTATCAGC
The sequence above is drawn from the Lasioglossum baleicum chromosome 8, iyLasBale1, whole genome shotgun sequence genome and encodes:
- the LOC143211417 gene encoding uncharacterized protein LOC143211417, with protein sequence MMENVYVIKVKTKPPMSSLYPSERRYSASTVGGLSFVHFGLGALSLLLGSLALSVQGPILSAACLVPFVTGVLAWRRWYIDRNIAIFFYGSLFSLVAAILCFVATVFDITPEAKNPTIWPIDAIIEEYRDTFHETTMLDEETFNVTDSYDQLPNVSMNAPTPGIVIDNMSNISGYILRASTSDPSDSSEMTGNSTESPPQVSSRENEKTGNFTGDSLLSIKNSVMSFWRRNYQENSHARTLLTVNVLVAALLEAFWSALSARIALRGMMNRLPEASYPGGVTGQGNSSTTGLGKRKPPAPRPDILDHDRRLSESLQNLSALHDLRNPGPRLPLPESSREFRERVERFLANQAAHRIVEGACSRKEPVEASTEMNELSGNVGVDK